The Niastella koreensis GR20-10 genome includes a window with the following:
- a CDS encoding SusC/RagA family TonB-linked outer membrane protein produces MGKVIQHKRFTASYRSIFRHLWWWTCILCMVMGTPVLAQTGKVTGTVTDSKGLPLPAVSVQDKKTNKTVMTDESGKFSIEAAANTTLIFSYTGFAKQEVSVANQSVIVVKLEDDIKTLDEVSIGYQKLRKSDVTGAISSVKASELNLSTPTISQALVGKVAGVQVSQVSGAPYSGAKIRVRGIGSINASSEPLYVIDGYPVGGNVTQGPGNGGGGTNGYNPATAGNDVFINPDDIESIEILKDAASAAIYGSRASGGVVLITTKRGKTGKGKLSYDFQLGSQSLAKKIKLMNADQFTDLFVNGRNANYKDILISKGLAWDDKFYSDDNATRVSKSGQTAGNCSVCIIKDLYDFPTQKIIAPKYNTDWQDVLYNNALVTRHNLTFSGGNNGIRYLVSGGYLDQPGILNSTFQQRINFRSNIDAEVSPKLKISSSVFVTSTNNREVQEGRFNQGPILGALVYVPIFPAFNPDGSPALSYANEGAQIDGYTYAFQGIENPLALAQRVKITRKGVRTTANASATYQILKNLSFKVNLAGQSYKEKYEYYFPTNLSAGISGPGSPDALKQANAAAQNTDIQDRLAEYTLNYNKKIGKHSFNLLGGYTAQQTTTDVLAVAAKDFTNDLSQEITNAGSALGDSYLLTNSPGTTAGVNVANTGKSNVTLVSYLGQVVYSYDRRYSLTGSFRTDASSRFGPQNRWGKFGSVSAGWAVSNESFYKDWLGAGSTLKLRASWGLTGNNNIPNYGYEQSVTGSGGVVYGNTVYNSNWANGIADNTLGWESTSQFNFGGDITTLHNRVSIIANYYISKSYNLLFFKNVSAVTGGSQVLTNLRNSNVRNTGFDLQLDVKAVQSKDFNLNVSGNIMANRNKVISLGGASEIQVAGAERSYITHVTREGEPVGSFYGVKVAGMVRQSDMDNVNADWAVYKANGNKIPPGYKMKAFPISTYSTTPLNPGDLYFRDTNGDGLITDADKTVIGSPYPKFTYGFNINMNYKLFDFSASFNGSQGNNIIDGQDYYIRNMEGSGNQYAVIDQRYRSEAQPGNGHEYRSSRGSSQSNSTRLSDYYLQNGSYFRCTNMTIGVNLNALAVTKKIGLAGLRWYAGVDNAFTITKYLGYNPEVDYNNGSNLTPGVDYGKYPLARSFNTGVMVTF; encoded by the coding sequence ATGGGAAAGGTAATTCAACACAAACGTTTCACAGCAAGTTACAGAAGCATTTTCCGGCACCTCTGGTGGTGGACATGCATTCTTTGTATGGTTATGGGAACCCCGGTACTGGCGCAAACCGGTAAGGTTACGGGTACGGTAACCGATTCAAAAGGACTGCCATTGCCTGCTGTAAGTGTGCAGGACAAGAAGACAAACAAAACGGTGATGACAGATGAAAGCGGAAAGTTCAGCATCGAAGCCGCAGCAAACACCACGCTCATCTTCTCTTATACCGGTTTTGCAAAACAAGAAGTTAGTGTGGCAAACCAATCAGTGATTGTTGTTAAACTGGAAGACGATATAAAAACCCTGGATGAGGTGTCTATTGGTTATCAGAAATTAAGAAAGAGTGATGTAACCGGCGCCATTTCCAGCGTAAAAGCCAGTGAGCTGAACCTATCAACACCTACTATCAGTCAGGCGCTGGTAGGTAAAGTAGCGGGCGTACAGGTATCACAGGTGAGTGGCGCGCCTTATTCCGGCGCAAAAATCCGGGTGCGTGGTATTGGCTCTATCAATGCCAGTTCTGAGCCATTGTATGTAATCGATGGTTATCCTGTGGGCGGTAACGTTACCCAGGGACCGGGCAACGGCGGCGGTGGAACGAATGGCTATAATCCTGCTACAGCAGGTAACGACGTTTTTATTAACCCCGATGATATTGAATCAATAGAGATATTAAAAGACGCGGCCTCTGCTGCTATTTATGGTTCCCGGGCATCAGGTGGCGTAGTACTGATCACTACCAAAAGAGGAAAAACAGGTAAAGGAAAACTGAGCTATGATTTCCAGCTTGGCAGTCAGTCGCTTGCTAAAAAAATAAAACTGATGAATGCCGACCAGTTTACCGATCTGTTTGTAAATGGCCGGAATGCCAACTACAAAGACATCCTGATCTCAAAAGGATTGGCCTGGGACGATAAATTTTATTCCGATGACAATGCTACCCGGGTGTCCAAATCAGGACAAACTGCAGGCAACTGTTCTGTTTGTATTATTAAAGACCTGTATGATTTCCCCACTCAAAAAATAATAGCCCCCAAGTATAATACCGACTGGCAGGATGTGTTATACAATAATGCACTGGTAACAAGACACAATCTTACTTTCTCAGGTGGTAATAACGGCATTCGTTACCTGGTAAGTGGCGGCTACCTGGATCAACCTGGAATTTTAAACAGTACTTTCCAGCAACGCATTAACTTCAGATCAAATATCGATGCTGAAGTATCGCCTAAATTAAAGATCTCTTCCAGCGTATTTGTAACCAGCACTAATAACCGCGAGGTACAGGAAGGCCGGTTTAACCAGGGTCCTATCCTGGGCGCATTGGTATATGTACCTATCTTCCCTGCCTTTAACCCCGATGGCAGCCCGGCTTTGTCGTATGCCAATGAAGGCGCACAGATTGATGGTTATACCTATGCATTTCAGGGTATTGAGAACCCATTGGCACTGGCGCAACGGGTGAAAATTACCCGTAAAGGTGTTCGTACCACAGCCAATGCCAGTGCAACTTACCAGATCCTGAAAAATCTTTCCTTTAAAGTAAACCTGGCTGGCCAGTCATACAAAGAAAAGTATGAATACTATTTTCCCACTAATTTAAGTGCCGGTATAAGCGGACCGGGTTCGCCCGATGCGTTGAAGCAGGCAAATGCCGCCGCACAAAACACGGACATCCAGGACAGGCTGGCGGAGTATACCCTGAATTACAATAAAAAGATCGGTAAGCACAGCTTTAATTTATTAGGTGGTTATACCGCCCAGCAAACTACTACCGACGTATTGGCTGTAGCAGCAAAAGATTTCACGAACGACCTGTCGCAGGAGATCACCAATGCCGGTTCTGCATTGGGAGATTCCTACCTGCTCACCAATTCGCCCGGAACTACCGCCGGCGTTAATGTGGCCAATACCGGTAAGTCAAACGTTACGCTGGTGTCTTATTTAGGCCAGGTGGTATATAGTTATGACAGGCGCTATTCATTGACGGGGTCATTCCGTACTGATGCTTCCTCCCGTTTTGGTCCTCAGAACCGTTGGGGTAAATTCGGTTCGGTGTCTGCCGGTTGGGCTGTTTCCAATGAGTCGTTTTATAAAGACTGGTTAGGTGCAGGCTCAACGCTGAAACTGCGCGCCAGCTGGGGATTAACAGGAAACAACAACATCCCTAACTACGGCTACGAGCAGAGTGTAACCGGCTCCGGTGGGGTTGTTTATGGCAATACCGTATACAATTCAAACTGGGCAAATGGGATTGCAGACAATACCCTCGGTTGGGAATCTACCTCGCAATTTAATTTTGGCGGCGATATTACTACCCTGCATAATCGCGTGTCGATCATTGCCAACTATTATATCAGTAAATCGTATAACCTGCTGTTCTTTAAAAACGTCTCTGCAGTTACCGGTGGTTCCCAGGTGCTCACCAACCTGCGTAATTCAAATGTTCGCAATACCGGTTTCGATCTGCAGCTGGATGTAAAAGCAGTGCAATCGAAAGATTTCAATTTGAACGTGAGTGGTAATATAATGGCTAACAGAAATAAAGTGATCAGCCTGGGGGGCGCCAGCGAAATTCAGGTAGCCGGTGCTGAAAGAAGCTATATTACCCACGTAACCCGCGAAGGGGAGCCTGTTGGTTCCTTTTATGGGGTGAAAGTAGCCGGGATGGTTCGCCAGAGTGATATGGACAATGTAAATGCCGACTGGGCTGTGTACAAAGCCAATGGCAATAAAATTCCTCCCGGCTACAAAATGAAAGCATTCCCTATCTCTACTTATTCCACCACGCCTTTAAATCCAGGTGATCTGTACTTCAGGGATACCAATGGCGATGGCCTGATCACCGATGCTGATAAAACTGTAATTGGTTCGCCCTATCCGAAGTTTACGTATGGTTTTAATATCAACATGAACTATAAACTATTCGACTTCAGTGCATCTTTCAACGGGTCACAGGGCAACAACATCATCGACGGCCAGGACTACTATATCAGAAATATGGAAGGTTCCGGTAACCAGTATGCTGTTATTGATCAGCGTTACCGCAGTGAAGCGCAGCCTGGCAACGGTCATGAATACAGAAGCTCACGTGGCAGCTCGCAAAGTAACAGTACCCGGTTGAGCGATTACTATTTACAGAATGGTTCTTATTTCCGTTGCACCAATATGACCATTGGGGTTAACCTGAATGCGTTGGCGGTTACCAAAAAGATCGGTCTCGCCGGTTTGCGCTGGTATGCAGGTGTTGACAATGCATTTACCATTACCAAATACCTGGGCTACAATCCTGAGGTGGATTACAACAACGGTTCTAACCTGACCCCGGGCGTGGATTATGGTAAATACCCGTTGGCGCGTTCTTTCAACACCGGTGTAATGGTAACATTCTAA
- a CDS encoding YdcF family protein has product MRILVLATLLIGIGYIVNGQPAAPDPHYKLIRGNSFVQTKNYYLLTLLQQDSVVRQLLERDTVLAAIATNKLSGLSKAGQECTGNLSCYAERMEFSEKEISDISARLMVLYNNSNALGRLVQKHLIASGAYVLYKNSTPAELLVKAWEQDARGINFAIGVYAEGKKPNYPLIDSISFNVNDKRYGSLLYTSTYTVASECANVRLFFVPSLTCALRYLEINEREQAADYEPMAETVNKAAYNRVKTIKWDAYPYAVILVPGAGPEDLQTPLSAEGMLRCRLAAVQYKKGAAPFVMVSGGKVHPYKTTWCEAVEMKKFLIEKLNIPENAIIIEPHARHTTTNLRNCVRLIYRYGMPFNKACITTTSVGQSMMITNTLAARCLKELNEVPFQNGKRLTETEAEFYPAIDALQINPTEPLDP; this is encoded by the coding sequence ATGAGGATACTTGTACTGGCTACACTTTTAATTGGTATTGGTTATATAGTAAATGGTCAACCGGCCGCGCCCGATCCACACTACAAACTGATCAGGGGCAACAGCTTTGTGCAAACAAAGAACTACTATTTACTTACGCTGTTACAGCAGGACAGTGTGGTGCGCCAACTATTGGAACGCGATACCGTACTGGCAGCGATAGCGACAAATAAATTATCGGGGCTCTCGAAAGCCGGACAGGAGTGTACGGGTAATTTGTCGTGTTACGCAGAACGCATGGAGTTCAGCGAAAAAGAGATCAGTGACATAAGCGCCCGGTTAATGGTATTATATAATAATAGTAATGCGCTGGGCCGCCTGGTGCAAAAGCATTTGATCGCCTCCGGCGCCTATGTATTATATAAAAACAGTACGCCTGCCGAGCTGCTGGTTAAGGCCTGGGAACAGGACGCCCGCGGTATCAACTTTGCTATTGGCGTGTATGCCGAAGGCAAGAAGCCAAACTATCCATTGATTGATTCCATCAGCTTTAATGTAAATGATAAACGCTACGGTTCGTTATTGTACACTTCCACTTATACCGTAGCCAGTGAATGCGCCAATGTCAGGCTATTTTTTGTGCCTTCGCTTACCTGTGCGCTCCGTTACCTGGAGATAAATGAACGGGAGCAGGCAGCAGATTATGAACCCATGGCCGAAACGGTAAACAAAGCTGCTTACAACAGGGTGAAAACAATTAAGTGGGATGCCTATCCTTACGCTGTGATCCTGGTGCCGGGAGCGGGCCCTGAAGATCTTCAGACACCTTTAAGTGCAGAAGGTATGTTGCGCTGCAGACTGGCTGCCGTGCAATATAAAAAAGGCGCAGCGCCTTTTGTGATGGTGTCGGGCGGTAAAGTACATCCCTACAAAACCACCTGGTGCGAAGCTGTTGAAATGAAAAAGTTCCTGATTGAAAAATTGAACATACCTGAAAATGCCATCATCATTGAGCCACATGCAAGGCATACCACTACCAACTTACGAAACTGTGTACGGCTCATATACCGTTACGGAATGCCCTTCAACAAAGCCTGTATCACTACCACCTCAGTTGGGCAAAGCATGATGATCACAAACACGCTTGCCGCGAGATGCTTAAAGGAGTTAAATGAAGTACCCTTTCAAAATGGCAAACGCCTCACTGAAACGGAAGCTGAGTTTTATCCGGCCATTGATGCATTACAGATTAATCCAACAGAACCATTAGATCCTTAG
- a CDS encoding glycoside hydrolase family 43 protein: MKRNSFILASAIAVICSCNDAASDKAAPASDSSTVKTTTENNKYLSQPLVTNIYTADPSAHVFNGRIYIYPSHDTATGTPENDNGDHFNMMDYHILSMDSVGGKVTDHGVALHIKNIPWAGRQLWAPDAAFANNTYYLYFPVKNKQDVFQIGVATSKTPEGPFTPEKEPIKGSYSIDPCVFKDDNGSYYMYFGGIWGGQLQRWNNNKYDSAGKLRQPDQQAILPRVAKLSADMKSFAEPVKEIKILDSAGNLYKEKNNDKRFFEASWMHKYHGKYYFSYSTGDTHNIVYAIGDSPYGPFTYKGLLLAPVEGWTNHHSIIEKDGKWYLFYHDIQLSGKTHLRNVKVTQLFYNPDGSIQTVHSQK, translated from the coding sequence ATGAAAAGAAACAGTTTTATTCTTGCCTCTGCCATCGCTGTTATCTGCAGCTGTAACGATGCCGCATCAGACAAAGCGGCGCCGGCTTCAGATTCAAGCACAGTAAAAACCACTACCGAAAACAACAAGTATCTTTCGCAACCACTGGTAACGAACATTTATACTGCCGATCCTTCAGCCCATGTATTTAATGGCCGCATTTACATTTATCCCTCGCATGATACGGCTACGGGAACACCGGAAAACGACAATGGCGACCATTTCAACATGATGGATTACCATATCCTTTCCATGGATTCTGTAGGCGGTAAAGTAACCGACCATGGTGTGGCCCTGCACATCAAAAACATTCCCTGGGCCGGCCGCCAGCTCTGGGCGCCCGATGCGGCTTTTGCCAACAACACCTATTACCTGTACTTCCCGGTAAAAAACAAACAGGATGTGTTCCAGATTGGTGTAGCCACGTCAAAAACGCCGGAAGGACCATTCACGCCCGAAAAAGAACCCATCAAGGGCAGCTATAGCATCGACCCCTGTGTATTCAAAGACGACAATGGTTCGTACTATATGTATTTTGGCGGCATCTGGGGCGGACAATTACAAAGATGGAATAACAACAAATACGACAGCGCCGGCAAATTGCGTCAGCCCGATCAACAAGCTATTTTGCCCCGCGTAGCCAAACTGAGTGCAGACATGAAGTCGTTTGCGGAACCGGTGAAGGAGATAAAAATACTGGACAGCGCCGGTAATTTATACAAGGAGAAAAACAATGACAAACGCTTTTTTGAAGCATCCTGGATGCACAAGTACCATGGTAAATACTATTTCTCGTATTCAACCGGCGATACGCATAACATCGTATACGCCATTGGCGACAGTCCGTACGGGCCTTTTACTTACAAAGGCTTGCTGTTAGCGCCTGTAGAGGGCTGGACGAATCACCATTCCATAATTGAGAAAGATGGCAAATGGTATTTGTTCTATCACGACATTCAACTGTCGGGCAAAACACATTTACGCAATGTGAAGGTGACGCAGCTGTTTTATAATCCTGATGGAAGTATACAGACGGTGCATTCGCAGAAATAG
- a CDS encoding SRPBCC family protein yields MASKDFTTSIEVNQTPAEVFKAVTNPRAWWSLEIEGNTEKLNEIFNYHYKDAHRAQMKLIEVVPDKKVVWQVLDNYFNFTQDEHEWKGNTIVFEITPKGNKTLLQFTQVGLTPEEECYDICEKAWGNYIESSLYNLITTGKGEPNPKEGGFNEQILQEIGKS; encoded by the coding sequence ATGGCATCAAAAGACTTTACAACATCCATTGAAGTAAACCAAACACCCGCGGAAGTATTCAAGGCAGTCACCAATCCCCGTGCCTGGTGGTCACTGGAAATTGAAGGCAATACAGAAAAGCTGAATGAAATATTCAATTATCATTATAAGGACGCGCACCGGGCCCAAATGAAATTGATTGAAGTGGTGCCGGATAAAAAGGTAGTTTGGCAGGTGCTCGATAACTACTTCAATTTTACCCAGGATGAACATGAATGGAAGGGCAATACCATTGTTTTTGAGATAACCCCGAAGGGAAATAAAACGCTGCTGCAATTTACCCAGGTTGGATTGACCCCGGAAGAAGAATGTTATGATATTTGTGAGAAGGCCTGGGGAAATTATATAGAAAGCAGTTTGTACAACCTGATCACTACTGGTAAAGGAGAACCGAATCCGAAAGAGGGTGGTTTTAATGAACAGATATTGCAGGAGATAGGAAAATCGTGA